The Palleronia sp. THAF1 genome window below encodes:
- the bchM gene encoding magnesium protoporphyrin IX methyltransferase: MPDAIPSLDARRALDRWTPTRERVKDYFDSTATDTWARLTSDEKVSRIRETVRAGRDRMRALMLSRLPEDLSGCRVLDAGCGVGQMSQALAERGAEVVAVDIAPAILDVAKRRMPEELRDRVTFIAGDLSDDGLGDFDHVVAMDSLIYYEAAEICSTLASLDPRVSGKIVFTVAPSTPMLMMMWGAGRLFPKADRAPVMVPQSPKRLARQLTKAGCVRLLRPVERVNSGFYISHCMEVLP, from the coding sequence ATGCCTGACGCGATACCATCCCTTGACGCACGTCGAGCGCTTGATCGCTGGACGCCCACGCGTGAGCGGGTGAAAGACTATTTCGACTCCACCGCGACCGACACCTGGGCGCGGCTGACGTCGGATGAGAAGGTGTCGCGCATCCGCGAGACCGTGCGCGCCGGGCGTGACCGGATGCGTGCGCTCATGCTGTCGCGTTTGCCCGAGGACCTGTCCGGATGTCGCGTTCTGGATGCCGGTTGCGGTGTCGGGCAGATGAGCCAGGCCTTGGCCGAGCGCGGCGCCGAGGTCGTGGCCGTGGATATCGCGCCGGCCATCCTTGACGTCGCGAAGCGGCGGATGCCGGAAGAACTGCGCGACCGCGTCACCTTCATCGCGGGTGACCTGAGCGATGACGGTCTGGGCGACTTCGATCATGTCGTCGCGATGGACAGCCTGATATACTACGAGGCGGCTGAAATCTGTTCGACGCTGGCCAGCCTTGACCCGCGTGTGTCGGGCAAGATCGTGTTCACCGTGGCGCCAAGCACGCCGATGTTGATGATGATGTGGGGCGCCGGACGGCTGTTTCCGAAAGCCGATCGCGCGCCGGTCATGGTGCCGCAATCGCCGAAGCGTCTGGCACGGCAACTGACCAAGGCGGGCTGCGTGCGTCTGCTGCGCCCGGTCGAGCGCGTGAACTCCGGCTTCTACATCTCCCATTGCATGGAGGTTCTGCCGTGA
- a CDS encoding PucC family protein has product MAQLLRLSLFQVSVGMVTVLLLGTLNRVMIVELGLGAMLVAAMIALPVLVAPFRAFLGHRSDTHRSSIGWRRVPYLWFGTLWMMGGLALMPFSLLVLGGDTVHDVPFAGTGLAGAAFIMTGLGLHMTQTAGLALASDRADDETRPRVVALLYVMFLLGMGVSAVVIGWLLSDFTPLALIRVVQGSALLVVALNLVALWKQEHVRPQTKAERSAPRPRFADAWQNLTSGGDAGRLLAVVFIGTLAFNMQDVLLEPYGGEIMGLSVGRTTWLSAMWAAGALSGFALAGRALARGRDAFRMAATGLLAGVVAFSAVVFAAPMQAAWLFYAGAVGIGFGSGLFAVATLTAAMGLGARGIADHGLALGAWGAAQATAAGLAIALGGAVRDGVAMLASKGALGEALNTPAIGYTTVYHIEIALCFATLIILGPLVRLSFIQPTQTPERGKIGLADFPT; this is encoded by the coding sequence ATGGCGCAGTTGCTGCGCCTGTCGCTGTTTCAGGTGTCGGTCGGCATGGTGACGGTGCTGCTGCTTGGCACGCTGAACCGGGTGATGATCGTGGAACTTGGGCTTGGCGCGATGCTGGTGGCGGCGATGATCGCGCTGCCGGTGCTGGTCGCGCCGTTCCGGGCGTTCTTGGGGCATCGCAGCGATACGCACCGCTCTTCAATCGGTTGGCGTCGGGTGCCGTATCTGTGGTTCGGTACGCTGTGGATGATGGGCGGGCTGGCGTTGATGCCATTCTCGCTGCTCGTTCTGGGCGGTGATACCGTGCACGATGTGCCCTTCGCGGGCACGGGACTGGCCGGGGCCGCGTTCATCATGACGGGCCTTGGCCTGCACATGACACAGACCGCCGGGCTGGCGTTGGCGTCGGACCGCGCGGATGACGAGACGCGTCCGCGCGTCGTGGCGCTGCTTTATGTGATGTTCCTGCTCGGGATGGGCGTTTCCGCTGTCGTGATCGGTTGGCTGCTGTCGGACTTTACGCCGTTGGCTTTGATCCGGGTTGTGCAGGGGTCGGCGCTTCTGGTCGTTGCGCTGAACCTTGTGGCCCTGTGGAAGCAAGAGCATGTGCGCCCGCAGACCAAGGCCGAGCGTTCGGCCCCCCGTCCGCGTTTCGCAGATGCGTGGCAGAACCTGACCAGCGGTGGTGATGCCGGGCGGCTGCTGGCCGTCGTGTTCATCGGGACGCTGGCGTTCAACATGCAGGACGTGCTGCTGGAACCCTACGGCGGCGAGATCATGGGGCTAAGCGTCGGACGCACGACGTGGCTGTCGGCGATGTGGGCGGCTGGTGCGCTTTCTGGCTTCGCCTTGGCGGGCAGGGCCTTGGCGCGCGGGCGCGATGCGTTTCGGATGGCGGCGACCGGGTTGCTTGCGGGCGTAGTCGCGTTCTCTGCCGTGGTGTTCGCGGCCCCAATGCAGGCCGCTTGGCTGTTCTACGCGGGCGCTGTCGGGATCGGTTTCGGATCGGGCCTGTTCGCGGTGGCAACCTTGACGGCCGCCATGGGCCTTGGCGCGCGCGGCATCGCCGATCACGGACTGGCGCTGGGTGCCTGGGGCGCGGCGCAGGCCACCGCCGCAGGTCTGGCCATCGCGCTGGGCGGAGCAGTCCGCGACGGCGTTGCAATGCTGGCCTCCAAGGGCGCGCTGGGAGAGGCGCTGAACACGCCCGCCATCGGTTACACCACTGTTTACCATATCGAGATCGCACTGTGCTTCGCGACGCTCATCATACTTGGGCCGCTTGTGCGGCTGTCGTTCATTCAACCCACTCAGACCCCGGAACGCGGCAAGATCGGTCTTGCTGACTTCCCAACATAG
- the puhA gene encoding photosynthetic reaction center subunit H, whose amino-acid sequence MVGVEFFGDTDLAAVAIWGFWLFFALLIYYLQTENMREGYPLEKDDGSISPNQGPFPVPAPKTFIMPEGVPDVTVPSAENELRHARAELALARTAQSEGFPHAPIGDPMLDGVGPASWVPRADRAERDGEGHIKIQPMSKRDAFFVSAGRDPRGMPVVANDDQVVGEVTDLWIDIPEQLIRYLQIKLETGQTVLAPIQLVRVTARYVDVRTLNTERMAQVPQTASMEQITLLEEEKITAFYGGGELYCR is encoded by the coding sequence ATGGTTGGTGTCGAATTTTTCGGAGATACAGATCTTGCGGCGGTCGCAATCTGGGGCTTCTGGCTCTTTTTCGCGCTGCTGATCTATTATCTGCAGACCGAGAACATGCGGGAAGGTTACCCGCTGGAAAAGGACGATGGCAGCATTTCGCCGAATCAGGGCCCGTTCCCGGTACCGGCGCCCAAGACGTTCATCATGCCCGAAGGCGTGCCGGACGTAACCGTGCCCTCTGCCGAGAACGAGCTGCGCCACGCCCGTGCCGAACTGGCACTGGCGCGCACCGCGCAATCCGAAGGCTTCCCGCACGCGCCGATCGGCGATCCGATGCTGGACGGCGTCGGCCCCGCATCCTGGGTGCCACGTGCCGACCGGGCCGAGCGTGACGGCGAAGGCCACATCAAGATCCAGCCGATGTCGAAGCGCGATGCGTTCTTTGTGTCCGCCGGACGCGACCCGCGCGGGATGCCCGTGGTGGCCAATGACGATCAGGTCGTCGGCGAAGTCACCGATCTGTGGATCGACATCCCCGAGCAGCTGATCCGCTACCTGCAGATCAAGCTGGAAACGGGTCAGACCGTCCTTGCTCCGATCCAGCTGGTTCGGGTTACGGCGCGCTACGTCGATGTCCGCACGCTGAACACCGAGCGCATGGCACAGGTGCCGCAGACCGCCTCGATGGAGCAGATCACGCTTCTGGAAGAAGAGAAGATCACGGCCTTCTACGGCGGTGGTGAGCTCTACTGCCGCTAG
- the puhB gene encoding photosynthetic complex putative assembly protein PuhB, with protein sequence MPRDYRDDPDFTIEEIPGLPEALPRGESVLWQGRPKAWKLAVQALSLKWIAGYFVLLAGLRGATLAADMGWATAMGYGVPLLVVGAVACAILFVIAYVQARATVYTITTERVAMRVGAALTLTVNLPFARIESADLDTKTGSIVLTPSGETRLSYFVLWPHVRPWHMRRVQPTLRALPDAEAAARILGEAVEAQQMRPQVTMMAAE encoded by the coding sequence ATGCCCCGCGATTACCGCGACGATCCCGACTTCACCATCGAAGAGATCCCCGGCCTGCCGGAAGCCTTGCCACGCGGCGAAAGCGTGCTGTGGCAAGGGCGGCCGAAGGCTTGGAAACTTGCTGTGCAGGCGCTGTCTCTGAAGTGGATCGCGGGGTATTTCGTTCTTCTGGCCGGTTTGCGCGGGGCCACGCTGGCCGCCGATATGGGCTGGGCAACGGCCATGGGCTACGGCGTGCCGCTTCTGGTGGTGGGTGCCGTGGCCTGCGCGATCCTGTTCGTGATCGCCTACGTGCAGGCGCGCGCCACGGTCTACACGATCACGACCGAGCGGGTCGCGATGCGGGTGGGTGCGGCGCTGACGCTGACCGTGAACCTGCCGTTCGCACGCATCGAATCCGCCGATCTGGACACCAAGACGGGTAGTATCGTGCTGACGCCGTCGGGCGAGACGCGGCTAAGTTACTTCGTGCTGTGGCCGCATGTTCGGCCGTGGCACATGCGCCGCGTGCAGCCGACCCTGCGCGCGCTGCCGGATGCTGAAGCTGCCGCCCGCATTCTGGGTGAAGCCGTCGAGGCGCAGCAGATGCGCCCGCAAGTCACAATGATGGCAGCGGAATAG
- the puhC gene encoding photosynthetic complex assembly protein PuhC: MSRNQGLYFDAERREMQTRDVHMIPPKLLIAMAVLALGALALATYSSVTGRALAGVPPEAEVLDSRTFVLEGDSVAVKLSTPDGDVLYETDNGAFIAVVGDALRRERKVHKVADNPPVTLARLANGRLVLTDPATGWSAEMTSFGAGNARHWEVLFK, translated from the coding sequence ATGTCTCGGAACCAAGGCCTATACTTCGACGCCGAACGCCGCGAGATGCAGACCCGCGACGTTCACATGATCCCGCCGAAGCTGCTGATCGCGATGGCAGTGCTGGCGCTGGGCGCTCTGGCGCTTGCGACCTACTCCAGTGTCACGGGCCGCGCGCTGGCCGGTGTGCCGCCCGAAGCCGAAGTGCTCGACAGCCGGACGTTCGTGCTGGAAGGTGATAGTGTGGCCGTCAAGCTGAGCACGCCGGACGGAGACGTTCTATACGAGACCGACAATGGTGCCTTCATCGCCGTCGTCGGAGACGCACTGCGCCGTGAGCGCAAGGTGCACAAGGTGGCGGACAATCCGCCCGTCACGCTTGCCCGTCTAGCCAACGGACGACTGGTGCTGACCGATCCCGCGACGGGATGGTCGGCCGAAATGACCTCTTTCGGTGCCGGCAACGCCCGCCACTGGGAGGTCCTGTTCAAGTAA
- the acsF gene encoding magnesium-protoporphyrin IX monomethyl ester (oxidative) cyclase yields MNAPLKHTADATTVEESLEIQQAQAKFDSDDATALAMQNTLLTPRFYTTDFDELDAINVEPVREEWDQLMARMKADPNKGHFKKTEDWDAVDWENMEPELKAEALDFLISSCTAEFSGCVLYKEMKRRGTNADIKELFSYMSRDEARHAGFINDALREAGVAVNLGFLTREKKYTYFRPKFIYYATYLSEKIGYARYITIYRHLEEHPEHRFHPIFKWFKEWCNDEFSHGEAFALLMRTDPSITGSFKNKLWIRFFLTAVYSTMYVRDHARPKFHEALGIDIDWYDMEVFRKTNVIARQAFPVELDIDNPRFLKGCKAMDAAVRDMDAAKAKGGFGGLLGRIGAGARAGLAFASIYTMPIKKNDVPDDVRLEPAF; encoded by the coding sequence ATGAACGCCCCCCTCAAGCACACCGCAGACGCCACCACGGTCGAGGAAAGCCTGGAGATTCAGCAGGCACAGGCGAAGTTCGACAGTGACGACGCGACCGCGCTCGCCATGCAGAACACCCTGCTGACGCCGCGCTTCTACACCACCGATTTCGACGAGTTGGACGCCATCAATGTCGAGCCCGTTCGCGAAGAATGGGATCAGTTGATGGCCCGGATGAAGGCGGATCCCAACAAGGGTCACTTCAAGAAGACGGAAGACTGGGACGCCGTCGACTGGGAGAACATGGAGCCGGAGCTGAAGGCCGAAGCGCTCGATTTCCTGATCTCAAGCTGCACCGCTGAATTCTCTGGCTGCGTGCTGTACAAGGAAATGAAGCGTCGCGGCACGAACGCCGATATCAAAGAGCTGTTCAGCTACATGAGCCGCGATGAGGCACGCCACGCTGGCTTCATCAACGACGCACTGCGCGAAGCGGGTGTTGCGGTGAATTTGGGCTTCCTGACACGCGAGAAGAAGTACACCTACTTCCGCCCGAAGTTCATCTACTACGCGACCTACTTGTCGGAAAAGATCGGCTACGCGCGGTACATCACTATCTACCGCCACCTCGAGGAACACCCCGAGCACCGCTTCCACCCGATCTTCAAGTGGTTCAAGGAATGGTGCAACGACGAGTTCAGCCATGGCGAGGCCTTCGCCCTGCTGATGCGCACCGACCCATCGATCACCGGCAGCTTCAAGAACAAGCTGTGGATCCGGTTCTTCCTGACAGCCGTCTACTCCACCATGTACGTGCGCGACCACGCGCGCCCGAAGTTCCACGAAGCGCTGGGGATCGACATCGACTGGTACGACATGGAGGTTTTCCGCAAGACCAACGTGATCGCGCGTCAGGCCTTCCCGGTTGAGTTGGACATCGACAATCCGCGCTTCCTGAAAGGCTGCAAGGCGATGGACGCCGCCGTGCGCGATATGGATGCGGCCAAGGCTAAGGGCGGCTTCGGCGGCCTTTTGGGGCGCATCGGCGCGGGCGCGCGTGCGGGTCTGGCCTTTGCCTCGATCTACACGATGCCGATCAAGAAGAACGACGTGCCCGACGACGTGCGTCTGGAACCTGCGTTCTGA